The following coding sequences lie in one Rutidosis leptorrhynchoides isolate AG116_Rl617_1_P2 chromosome 6, CSIRO_AGI_Rlap_v1, whole genome shotgun sequence genomic window:
- the LOC139852933 gene encoding cytochrome P450 76A2-like yields MEINWTISLVVLITTFVFFIINRRKKSVKRQPPAPPGWPVFGNLFNLGTMPHRTVAGLAREYGPIVRLKLGSVNTVAILNAKVATEFFKNHDLTFVDRTITETSKSHDYDKSSLALAPYGTYWRVLRKICTVEMIVAKRINESESVRRRCVDDMLNWIEKEATLVKNGNGIHVAKFVFLASFNLLGNLMLSRDLANPDSEMGSEFFKAMSGLMEWGGHPNISDLYPWLKWFDIQGLRKKMDRDVGKALEIATGWVNERVEKRAHKTKERASVRRKDFLDVLLDEPEKMSIKDITVFILEIFMAGSETTSSTIEWALTELLRSPAKMTRVKDELASVIGPNQKLEESSIDNLPYLQAIIKETLRLHAPIPFLVPRKAGEDTNFMGYHIPKDTQMFVNSWAIGRDPECWENPNSFEPERFLGSKVDYKGQHFELIPFGAGRRMCAGVPLADRVLHLVLGSLLHEFDWELESHVKAETLDMDDIIGIVVRKLVPLKAIPKKLTN; encoded by the exons ATGGAGATTAACTGGACAATTAGTCTAGTTGTTTTGATCACCACTTTTGTTTTTTTCATTATTAACCGCAGGAAAAAGTCAGTAAAAAGACAACCACCCGCCCCACCCGGATGGCCCGTGTTCGGAAACCTTTTCAATCTTGGCACCATGCCACATAGAACCGTTGCTGGGCTAGCCCGTGAGTACGGCCCGATTGTTCGGTTAAAGCTTGGTTCAGTAAACACGGTGGCGATCTTGAATGCTAAGGTCGCCACTGAGTTTTTCAAGAACCATGATTTAACATTTGTCGACCGCACGATAACCGAGACTAGTAAGTCTCATGATTATGACAAATCTTCTTTAGCACTAGCTCCGTACGGTACATACTGGAGAGTGCTAAGAAAGATATGTACGGTCGAAATGATTGTGGCTAAAAGGATCAACGAGTCTGAAAGTGTTAGAAGACGATGTGTTGACGACATGTTGAATTGGATCGAAAAAGAAGCTACTTTGGTCaaaaatggaaatggaattcatgtggCGAAATTTGTGTTTCTAGCTTCGTTTAACTTGCTTGGGAACTTGATGTTGTCACGTGACTTAGCGAATCCGGATTCTGAAATGGGGTCGGAGTTTTTTAAAGCGATGTCAGGGTTGATGGAATGGGGTGGACATCCAAATATATCGGATTTGTATCCGTGGCTAAAATGGTTCGATATCCAAGGTTTGAGAAAAAAAATGGATCGGGATGTTGGAAAGGCGTTAGAGATAGCAACGGGCTGGGTGAACGAGCGGGTTGAAAAACGAGCGCACAAGACAAAAGAACGGGCCAGTGTGAGGAGGAAGGACTTCTTGGATGTCTTATTAGATGAGCCCGAAAAGATGTCTATAAAGGACATAACCGTTTTCATTTTA GAGATATTTATGGCAGGTTCGGAAACAACGAGTAGCACCATTGAATGGGCCTTGACCGAGTTACTACGAAGCCCTGCAAAAATGACTCGGGTCAAAGACGAGCTTGCATCAGTCATAGGCCCGAATCAGAAGCTTGAAGAAAGTTCAATTGATAACCTTCCCTATTTGCAAGCCATCATAAAAGAAACATTACGTTTACATGCTCCTATCCCGTTTCTGGTCCCACGAAAGGCGGGCGAAGATACAAACTTTATGGGTTATCATATACCGAAGGACACTCAGATGTTCGTTAATTCGTGGGCCATAGGAAGAGATCCCGAGTGTTGGGAGAATCCAAACTCGTTTGAACCCGAGAGGTTTTTGGGCTCGAAAGTTGACTATAAAGGTCAACATTTTGAACTCATTCCTTTTGGTGCAGGGCGAAGGATGTGTGCAGGGGTACCACTTGCAGATCGGGTGTTGCATCTTGTGTTGGGTTCGTTGTTGCACGAGTTCGATTGGGAACTTGAGAGCCATGTGAAAGCGGAGACGTTGGACATGGACGATATAATTGGGATTGTTGTGAGGAAACTCGTACCATTGAAAGCAATACCGAAGAAACTGACCAACTGA